The Nitrosomonas sp. sh817 genome includes a window with the following:
- a CDS encoding alpha/beta fold hydrolase: MDISIKQLLVPTLSASGEQHKPHHIAYTDWGNPNNPNVIVCVHGLTRNCRDFDFLAQALQADFRIISVDVVGRGQSDWLEHAQDYDFYPLYLSDALALVTHIQSQYQQRITLNWIGTSMGGLIGMVLAIQPDLPVTLNKLVMSDIGPLIPATALKRIADYVGKDPRFENFAAFKAYMKAISVTFGPLTEEQWTHMAIHSAREYADGTYGFRYDPKIAYSFKAHEITDIDLWQQWDQLTVPTLVLRGVESDVLSVQTAAQMQIRGPKAQIVELPGIGHSPMLMDDHQIRIVRDFIKAS, from the coding sequence ATGGATATATCAATCAAGCAGTTATTAGTTCCGACTCTCTCAGCCAGCGGCGAGCAGCATAAGCCGCATCATATTGCCTACACTGACTGGGGCAATCCAAATAATCCGAACGTAATCGTGTGTGTTCATGGTTTGACCCGGAATTGCCGGGATTTCGATTTTCTTGCACAAGCCCTGCAGGCGGATTTTAGGATCATCAGCGTGGATGTGGTGGGACGCGGCCAAAGCGATTGGCTGGAACATGCGCAGGATTACGATTTTTACCCTTTGTATTTGTCGGATGCGCTCGCATTGGTGACGCATATTCAATCGCAATACCAACAAAGAATCACATTAAACTGGATTGGAACATCGATGGGGGGACTGATTGGGATGGTTCTGGCGATTCAACCCGATCTTCCCGTGACGCTCAACAAATTGGTCATGAGCGATATCGGACCACTGATTCCAGCGACGGCATTGAAGAGAATTGCTGATTATGTCGGTAAAGATCCACGCTTTGAAAATTTTGCAGCATTTAAAGCCTACATGAAAGCGATTTCGGTAACGTTCGGCCCGTTGACGGAAGAGCAATGGACGCATATGGCGATTCATAGTGCCCGTGAGTATGCGGATGGGACGTACGGTTTTCGCTATGACCCGAAAATTGCTTACAGCTTCAAGGCTCATGAAATCACCGATATCGATCTGTGGCAGCAGTGGGACCAGTTGACGGTACCGACATTGGTTTTGCGGGGTGTTGAATCGGACGTGCTGTCGGTGCAGACGGCTGCTCAAATGCAGATCCGTGGGCCGAAAGCGCAAATCGTGGAACTACCGGGTATCGGTCACTCGCCGATGTTGATGGACGATCATCAAATTAGAATAGTCCGGGATTTCATCAAGGCTTCCTAG